A stretch of the Aedes albopictus strain Foshan unplaced genomic scaffold, AalbF5 HiC_scaffold_745, whole genome shotgun sequence genome encodes the following:
- the LOC109403883 gene encoding uncharacterized protein LOC109403883, with the protein MIHQQQQQQSSSHPPLNPIGNYNIYSQMKMVPDGYNNFAPPVPTMSLEESPAVLGFTFPLAVENDIDRLEVAVRQSNLIRGQYVQYLNATKPVQMSIVQSFNKFFSDYSMTNFSYYGVERAEYPKTPKKAMKKYNVFTTCMLDAWQSHGITSIILVEQLKKAIYHISRRRYTRNQVLKKKMRLLQRI; encoded by the exons ATGATAcaccagcaacaacaacaacaatcgtcCTCCCATCCACCGTTGAACCCAATAGGCAACTATAATATCTACTCCCAAATGAAGATGGTTCCTGACGGTTACAACAACTTTGCCCCACCAGTTCCAACGAtgtctctggaggaatcacctgCCGTGCTGGGTTTCACGTTTCCACTGGCCGTGGAAAACGACATAGACCGGCTAGAGGTGGCGGTGCGGCAGAGCAACTTGATTCGGGGACAATAT GTGCAATATCTGAATGCGACAAAACCCGTCCAGATGAGTATCGTGCAATCGTTCAACAAATTCTTCTCCGACTACTCGATGACCAACTTCAGCTACTACGGTGTGGAACGGGCCGAGTATCCCAAGACCCCGAAGAAGGCCATGAAAAAGTATAACGTTTTTACAACGTGCATGCTAG ATGCCTGGCAATCGCATGGAATTACCAGTATTATCCTTGTGGAACAGTTGAAGAAAGCAATCTATCACATAAGCCGAAGGCGGTACACTCGCAATCAGGTGCTCAAGAAGAAGATGAGACTTCTGCAAAGGATTTGA